From Grus americana isolate bGruAme1 chromosome 22, bGruAme1.mat, whole genome shotgun sequence, the proteins below share one genomic window:
- the PRR29 gene encoding proline-rich protein 29: MMIQNSQMHQVVMNSLAVSALTSFGFGPSPAAAQATAVPLQTAEGEEAVVFHHHYVPYPGPAHMLAWPVPVQDRGPAAVRYLGRGSLVEDGEVSAVPPPPPPSATGTVGGDVPPASEYYDMVEGRL, translated from the exons ATGATGATTCAAAACTCCCAAATGCACCAGGTGGTGATGAACAGCCTGGCTGTATCGGCACTGACATCCTTTGGGTTCGGACCATCCCCAGCTGCCGCCCAG GCAACAGCAGTGCCTTTGCAGACTGCAGAAGGAGAGGAGGCTGTGGTTTTCCACCATCACTATGTCCCCTACCCTGGTCCTGCTCATATGCTGGCGTGGCCAGTCCCGGTGCAGGATCGGGGACCAGCGGCCGTGCGGTACCTGGGCAGAGGCTCGTTAGTCGAGGATGGGGAGGT CAGTGCGgtgcccccccctccaccccccagtGCCACGGGGACCGTGGGAGGTGATGTCCCACCAGCATCAG agtACTATGACATGGTGGAGGGGAGGCTGTGA